The genomic region TTTCATTCGTTTCAGCTCTTCTTGATGCCGAAGATATGGTTAACTATATCCCTGATCGTCTATCTATAATGACGTATCTATCGCAGTTTTACCAAGTTTTGGCCGCCCCTAAATCTAAAGGTATAGCTACCATCTCATTTATGAATATATTTCGTCATCATACAGCCTTAAGTGGAACAGGCTTTTTAAGGACGGCAGGTCGTTGTTCTTTCATGATCTCgtcgaataataataaagcaGTAGAAATAACAGTTCTAacagtacaaaaaaaagtgtattACATAcgcacgtaaaaaaaaacatacacagAAATGaggaacgaaaacaaaaacaggcaACGACAATAGCACTCTAGCCGggataacaacaacaataccTGCGAGACAGAAAGAGATGgaaagaggggagggggggattTTAGACAGTAAATCCGTCGAAAAGGTTCgcatggaaaaacaaaaaacaaaaaaaaaagaaagccaacgGGGGGGTTGTCGGTGTAGGATGTTAAGGGCATATAAAACAAGAGGAGGTGCTGTAGCCCAGAAGGGGGAAGAGCGTACAAAGTTTCACGGTTCCTTCCATTATCCCCTTCCCCCCCGTACACCTTTGGCGATGGAGGTGCACTTGTTTCTAACGGTACATTTGTGCGCGAGGGGGGAGATCAACGGActagagaaaatgaaaaccagtGAGAACCCGAccacttctcttttttttttttgtcttaaaatataaaacataGAAAAGGAACTTGCTTTGAAATTTAAGTAGCCGTTGGACGAAAATAATGACTATTTTGTGAGAGTTTTCTGACATATCGTCGGGAGAATATATAAATCGTGTTGATACTAGAATGCAATTTTCCACGTCTTTCGTCCATTCTTTTGACAGTTTGAATTCGGGAGACAACGTGGAAAAGTAGCGAATTGTGCGCCTCATTCAGTTGGAAAACGTGTAAGATGACGCAGTGTTTGGCATCAATGTAAGCAAACGGCTTATTGAATTTCATATCCTTGGAAAGTAAATATCTTACCGCACCTCTGAACGCGGTTTGAATATGATTCGTTACCGTTTGGGTGGCGGAGAAAGTCGAAACCGCGTACGTCGCGTACACACCATCCCAATTATACGGGTTGCGTTAAACGGTGTCAGTGCCTTCTTTGGTTTGACCAACTTATGCCTTAACGGTGAAATCCTATCtcttggttttgttttgtatacaaCTGAAGTGTGCCAACGAGCGTTGCACCTACACAAAGCCCGCTGCACACGATAACTCGCGAATTACCTAGATGATTTCAAAATGCGATACAACAGCGAAAGCGCTTTGAGCTGGGCGTTGACAGATCTGACATTCGTGACTtaattacttttgttttttttgttgttgtgtgtccgttttcccgatttttttctccttgttcAAGGAAAAATCCAGTTAGAAATCTCTCAAGTTTTAAACGTTTGGTGTACGTGTTATTCGAAATAATGTTATTGTCTTTATCTTTTGAATTGCAACCATCACGTACAATTGCCAATTGAAACTAATGTTATCCGTGTCGCCTAGGTGGCTCCTCCTTATCTATCGGTCTGAAACGTCCGGCCGAACGGGATGTTGGTGCCCCCGGTGCAGGCCGCAACGATGACCCTAATTCATCTTTGCCCAAAACTGGCGCGACGACCCCTGTTAAAGTAAATATATCCTCTATTTATCTTTTAGTTTAAAggcatgatttttttttttttcgtgaaatcTTCGAAGTAGTGTAGACGACAGGCCACCAGCTTGTTTCACTTTGGAAGGCAATGTCTGggtttctttcttcctctatcagattattattttttccctatttattAGCTAACGACACGTGCACAAGGTTAGCCTTGTCCTACcatatttgtttctctttctttcgctttttcttccccttgatttgtttttctctctccattGTTACGGTAGATTCGAGACATGTCTTTGACGTTCGATCACGTATGAGCATGGGTTAACAGAGGGATTACCCAGAGATCTGTTCTCTTTATCAGCTAAAATGAGTCAAGCAGGAAAAGAGTTGGCTCAATGAAATCGGTCATGGCAACCATTTCTGCCGAGCCGAGTCCTTGGCagcattttatttgttatttttagcTGGCTGGGTAACAACAAGCATAGCATGCCACGTCGTGGGCAAATGCAAGTCAATCGGCGACAGCCATTTGGTGTAGGCAACCATTGGCGAGACGGTACGAGTGGTGGAAATCACCTACATGCGTATTCGAATTTGACTGTTGACGTCACTTTATTGGCCACACACAACGTGATCTGAATTGATCAACGATTTAATGAAGCCGTGTGAGAAGCCAAAGATAAATGAAACGAAGGGAACAGTGAGAAAGGAAGGAAAGGGAAGacgtaaatttctttttggattgGGATGAGACAGAGAATTTGAGCTGTTCGGTTaccaaaaagaagagagaaaaaaaaaacgatggcgTAGTTGAATGTGTTGCTTTGCGAACTGTGGCCGTCTCAGTTGCCTGGTGCAGGTCATTCTGACCAGTTGTCATGGCGGAGTCGTCGTTGTCCCGCAGGAGAGAGTTGCACAACAAATCATCGCTACGAACTCGAGTGGCCCAAAATGTACGAGGCATCTTGTTTTTCATGAGTCTGTGGTCGCCGGGATCACCAGTCGCCCTTCTTCGCCGGCGAACTCGTCGATCCTACAAAATCAAACGAGGCCACGTTCGTTACGGGAACAAGTGGATTCCTCTCGAGAAGTTCCGCAGACTtgaggtgttttttttttctgagggCTATTAACGAGCTTGgctttctccccttttttttcgtttcctgttttccttttttttttgttgttgttccattGTGATTTCATGTGTTGCTTGGAAATATCTTGCTCTTTAATGCGCTTCACATGTTTTATGTGAACGTAGCAGTGCGGTGTTGGGCACACCAATTGTGTTTTGTCATTTGTACGAATGTCACGTATGttatttaatattattatCATGTTTGGCATCGCTCTCTGATTGGTTGCTTAGGACGCCAGCCTTGAGATGCGGGGCCAGCCGTACAAAGCTGAGGTACTTTGTTAATTCTCTTTGACACGCCACACACAGACCCAAAATAACGGACTTTTCGAGGTGGgtgttttcgttttattttattttctccctGTTTAGTACCTGGCTTTCTATGTTATGACgtttgcaaaagaaaattttttttttttttattttttttttttttttttaattcagctATTGACATAGCAAAACTCAAGTTGTCGCTTGATTCGGCTACGGCGAATTGCTTCCAAGAGGGAATTCTTGAAGTATGTTAAGCGCTAGCCATTTCCTTTGTACAAGTATGCATGAAaagtttttagtttttaagcTATTGCAAGTCAAGAGTACCACCTGCTATGTTTGTGGAATGTTGAGCCGTTGATTGAGAGTTAACTCTGGCTCAAAGGTTTGTCCATCTCGAGGTGGGTGGCGACAATCAGATACAAGTTGTTGACGATTAGCTTAAGAATGGTTTGAATTCGAAAATGAGAGAAGTTCAATGTTTTTCCCCCGTCTTCTGACGAATCTTTAATCAGATAATGTCGTGCCGCGATGGTAATTGATCACTTTTCCAGCATCTCAAATTCTCAAAGTCCTGTCACGATTTAAAGCAAACGAATACTTCCTATTGGATAAGATCCAACTAAAATCCTATTGGCATGTCCATCCTGTGATGCAGATAAATCACACTTAAATTACTGTACTCTTTCCTtagtaaaaaaatatcattCCTGTTGTGTCATATTGTTCGATTCTTATCCGACAAGATGACGAAAACGAGTAACATTTCATTCCGCTTCGATTCTGATAACATTGAGGTAATGTTTTAATTGTTGATGGGTTTTGTTTCACAGATATTTGCTCGTCAATTACAAAATGATGGAGCATCGTCCAGACCGCAAGCCCGCCGTGTGTCGGATCTGTGTGTGTCGTGTAAAAACCCAGTCTTTCTTGCCGAACGGTTGATGGTGAATGGTCGTTTGCATCATCGTGTGTGTTTTCGCTGCGCCCGATGCCAATCCCAGCTCAGCCTTGCCAATTACTATGAAACAGAACAGGAACAGTATTGTTGCGAAACTTGTCCGGATGAAGTCGCTGCTGTCCATAAAGCCGCAGAGTGCATTCCGTCCGATCATCCCATTCCAGCAAACTGCGGTCCAAGTGCCATAGCAACCAGCCCCGAGGAGACCATTTCAAGTGCGCAAAATGTGGCCGTTCCGCAAGAGCAGCCCGAACGAGTGTCTCATCAGCAACGGAGTTTCCTCGACAGCATGGTGGCTGCTACCGACGCCACAATAGAAGTGACACTGGACTCGCGATCTGTGCCGGACGACCAACGTAAAATTGATGATGACAATGAGAAGAGAAATTCGAGTGCGGATGTGTGCGATAGTGTAGAAACAACGGCGACCGTTACAGAATCTGGAGATGACGATCGGAAAATAGCCGTCACCGAACCAGTTAGTGAAAGCGGTTCTGCTGTTGCAGATTCTCAAGATGTTGTTGAACTGGAAGTTGCACAGGACACAGATTTGTCGTTAACTATTAACAAAGAGTTTACGCCCCATGAAATTGTCACGCTTTGCAATGTGCCAGAGGCTGACCCACAACTTGGCAACGCGGAAGAGGTAAATCAAGATGCAACCGTGACAGAGCCCttagaagaaaaggaaaatggtgtGAGCATTTCTACTGATGTACCAACTACTACTGAACTTGGCAAAGAAGGTGACGTACACGATGAGCAGCCAGCGGATTCGTTTGATGGAAAGAAAGAGGTTTCCTCTTCACCCGTACCACCCGCCATTCAAGTGACTGCAACGGAGGATTCGCAGGATGTGGCCCTTGTCGTCCCCAAACCGCGACGTCGAAAGAGTAAAAGATCCTCAACACCTCAAAATAAGATTGTTAACAAATCGATAGATGAGTACCCCGAAGAGCTGAATCCGTTCGATGACGATCCGCCGCTGGAAGACGGAAGTCCAACACCGGCCAATCCCGTGGATCAAACGAGCTCGTTCAGCTCAGGCCAGAGCACGGGCACGCCCGAAAAAGTTCTGCCCGCCCCTAAAATCAGCCTTAATCCATTCGGCAGTGACGATGAGGATGAGGAAGAAAATGCTAGAAATGATCCAGGGAAGTCGAGTGAAAAAATCCGACCGGGCAGACCTCCTCCACCTGTG from Daphnia carinata strain CSIRO-1 chromosome 6, CSIRO_AGI_Dcar_HiC_V3, whole genome shotgun sequence harbors:
- the LOC130690101 gene encoding MICAL-like protein 1 isoform X1 gives rise to the protein MGEKRGMQALEIWCRQVTAGYNGVNVTNMTSSWKDGLAFCALVHHFRPDLIDFASLSAENVYQNNQLAFSVAENVLGIPALLDAEDMVNYIPDRLSIMTYLSQFYQVLAAPKSKGGSSLSIGLKRPAERDVGAPGAGRNDDPNSSLPKTGATTPVKDASLEMRGQPYKAEIFARQLQNDGASSRPQARRVSDLCVSCKNPVFLAERLMVNGRLHHRVCFRCARCQSQLSLANYYETEQEQYCCETCPDEVAAVHKAAECIPSDHPIPANCGPSAIATSPEETISSAQNVAVPQEQPERVSHQQRSFLDSMVAATDATIEVTLDSRSVPDDQRKIDDDNEKRNSSADVCDSVETTATVTESGDDDRKIAVTEPVSESGSAVADSQDVVELEVAQDTDLSLTINKEFTPHEIVTLCNVPEADPQLGNAEEVNQDATVTEPLEEKENGVSISTDVPTTTELGKEGDVHDEQPADSFDGKKEVSSSPVPPAIQVTATEDSQDVALVVPKPRRRKSKRSSTPQNKIVNKSIDEYPEELNPFDDDPPLEDGSPTPANPVDQTSSFSSGQSTGTPEKVLPAPKISLNPFGSDDEDEEENARNDPGKSSEKIRPGRPPPPVLKSPPHSLNINPSPSPKKRPAPAPPPPKPQRTPSLMSADGDVNAVSKRKSAPPPPTIDLSKSPMPSPQTGSRVTSSVSSPEPNRTQAISSPPQSLCSTPSEKAHKDLSNLHLQCSVNKDSHGQWKRKKGPAPPRPSPQKRQLRKLPLMGIQQELDDIEIKQVELERQGVSLEQSIRDLTEPEDGSEPISDGSIHIEEMILQLFDLVNEKNELLRRQTELMYLRRQQRLEEEHAELEYQIRCLLEKPNGEKSADDRLKEEELINRLVQVVHRRAEIVDCLEMDRQRQVEEDQSIQQHLDVFNSRGSVPAAVDTRNVQASPSKTKTKTLKMIQSPIKLMKKDKLKKSKKNKVDADKEVDDTEVAGPLPSQSVANETSASSPSVPKEKEKHKTKSWFAK
- the LOC130690101 gene encoding MICAL-like protein 1 isoform X3, encoding MAESSLSRRRELHNKSSLRTRVAQNVRGILFFMSLWSPGSPVALLRRRTRRSYKIKRGHVRYGNKWIPLEKFRRLEDASLEMRGQPYKAEIFARQLQNDGASSRPQARRVSDLCVSCKNPVFLAERLMVNGRLHHRVCFRCARCQSQLSLANYYETEQEQYCCETCPDEVAAVHKAAECIPSDHPIPANCGPSAIATSPEETISSAQNVAVPQEQPERVSHQQRSFLDSMVAATDATIEVTLDSRSVPDDQRKIDDDNEKRNSSADVCDSVETTATVTESGDDDRKIAVTEPVSESGSAVADSQDVVELEVAQDTDLSLTINKEFTPHEIVTLCNVPEADPQLGNAEEVNQDATVTEPLEEKENGVSISTDVPTTTELGKEGDVHDEQPADSFDGKKEVSSSPVPPAIQVTATEDSQDVALVVPKPRRRKSKRSSTPQNKIVNKSIDEYPEELNPFDDDPPLEDGSPTPANPVDQTSSFSSGQSTGTPEKVLPAPKISLNPFGSDDEDEEENARNDPGKSSEKIRPGRPPPPVLKSPPHSLNINPSPSPKKRPAPAPPPPKPQRTPSLMSADGDVNAVSKRKSAPPPPTIDLSKSPMPSPQTGSRVTSSVSSPEPNRTQAISSPPQSLCSTPSEKAHKDLSNLHLQCSVNKDSHGQWKRKKGPAPPRPSPQKRQLRKLPLMGIQQELDDIEIKQVELERQGVSLEQSIRDLTEPEDGSEPISDGSIHIEEMILQLFDLVNEKNELLRRQTELMYLRRQQRLEEEHAELEYQIRCLLEKPNGEKSADDRLKEEELINRLVQVVHRRAEIVDCLEMDRQRQVEEDQSIQQHLDVFNSRGSVPAAVDTRNVQASPSKTKTKTLKMIQSPIKLMKKDKLKKSKKNKVDADKEVDDTEVAGPLPSQSVANETSASSPSVPKEKEKHKTKSWFAK
- the LOC130690101 gene encoding MICAL-like protein 1 isoform X2, encoding MGEKRGMQALEIWCRQVTAGYNGVNVTNMTSSWKDGLAFCALVHHFRPDLIDFASLSAENVYQNNQLAFSVAENVLGIPALLDAEDMVNYIPDRLSIMTYLSQFYQVLAAPKSKGGSSLSIGLKRPAERDVGAPGAGRNDDPNSSLPKTGATTPVKIFARQLQNDGASSRPQARRVSDLCVSCKNPVFLAERLMVNGRLHHRVCFRCARCQSQLSLANYYETEQEQYCCETCPDEVAAVHKAAECIPSDHPIPANCGPSAIATSPEETISSAQNVAVPQEQPERVSHQQRSFLDSMVAATDATIEVTLDSRSVPDDQRKIDDDNEKRNSSADVCDSVETTATVTESGDDDRKIAVTEPVSESGSAVADSQDVVELEVAQDTDLSLTINKEFTPHEIVTLCNVPEADPQLGNAEEVNQDATVTEPLEEKENGVSISTDVPTTTELGKEGDVHDEQPADSFDGKKEVSSSPVPPAIQVTATEDSQDVALVVPKPRRRKSKRSSTPQNKIVNKSIDEYPEELNPFDDDPPLEDGSPTPANPVDQTSSFSSGQSTGTPEKVLPAPKISLNPFGSDDEDEEENARNDPGKSSEKIRPGRPPPPVLKSPPHSLNINPSPSPKKRPAPAPPPPKPQRTPSLMSADGDVNAVSKRKSAPPPPTIDLSKSPMPSPQTGSRVTSSVSSPEPNRTQAISSPPQSLCSTPSEKAHKDLSNLHLQCSVNKDSHGQWKRKKGPAPPRPSPQKRQLRKLPLMGIQQELDDIEIKQVELERQGVSLEQSIRDLTEPEDGSEPISDGSIHIEEMILQLFDLVNEKNELLRRQTELMYLRRQQRLEEEHAELEYQIRCLLEKPNGEKSADDRLKEEELINRLVQVVHRRAEIVDCLEMDRQRQVEEDQSIQQHLDVFNSRGSVPAAVDTRNVQASPSKTKTKTLKMIQSPIKLMKKDKLKKSKKNKVDADKEVDDTEVAGPLPSQSVANETSASSPSVPKEKEKHKTKSWFAK
- the LOC130690101 gene encoding MICAL-like protein 1 isoform X4, which codes for MAESSLSRRRELHNKSSLRTRVAQNVRGILFFMSLWSPGSPVALLRRRTRRSYKIKRGHVRYGNKWIPLEKFRRLEIFARQLQNDGASSRPQARRVSDLCVSCKNPVFLAERLMVNGRLHHRVCFRCARCQSQLSLANYYETEQEQYCCETCPDEVAAVHKAAECIPSDHPIPANCGPSAIATSPEETISSAQNVAVPQEQPERVSHQQRSFLDSMVAATDATIEVTLDSRSVPDDQRKIDDDNEKRNSSADVCDSVETTATVTESGDDDRKIAVTEPVSESGSAVADSQDVVELEVAQDTDLSLTINKEFTPHEIVTLCNVPEADPQLGNAEEVNQDATVTEPLEEKENGVSISTDVPTTTELGKEGDVHDEQPADSFDGKKEVSSSPVPPAIQVTATEDSQDVALVVPKPRRRKSKRSSTPQNKIVNKSIDEYPEELNPFDDDPPLEDGSPTPANPVDQTSSFSSGQSTGTPEKVLPAPKISLNPFGSDDEDEEENARNDPGKSSEKIRPGRPPPPVLKSPPHSLNINPSPSPKKRPAPAPPPPKPQRTPSLMSADGDVNAVSKRKSAPPPPTIDLSKSPMPSPQTGSRVTSSVSSPEPNRTQAISSPPQSLCSTPSEKAHKDLSNLHLQCSVNKDSHGQWKRKKGPAPPRPSPQKRQLRKLPLMGIQQELDDIEIKQVELERQGVSLEQSIRDLTEPEDGSEPISDGSIHIEEMILQLFDLVNEKNELLRRQTELMYLRRQQRLEEEHAELEYQIRCLLEKPNGEKSADDRLKEEELINRLVQVVHRRAEIVDCLEMDRQRQVEEDQSIQQHLDVFNSRGSVPAAVDTRNVQASPSKTKTKTLKMIQSPIKLMKKDKLKKSKKNKVDADKEVDDTEVAGPLPSQSVANETSASSPSVPKEKEKHKTKSWFAK